In Pleuronectes platessa chromosome 8, fPlePla1.1, whole genome shotgun sequence, the genomic stretch tccattacaggttgttgtgatatatttgaggagtcgttctccctttgttttatatgtggacatttgggaccactgttagaatttggtaagtttatcatgtattttttaatgtataaattcatacttcataattataataattttcaaaaggttttaaaagaaacacacatccaaaagttctcaactctaggtgcaggacagaggaaaacattttctttatttttcagacattataatgtatccatgtccttctcaggttgaccacttgacatgtgagagcctgaggagttgttccccctctgtccatgttcgaggacttgccctctgtctgcctccactctctgccttcactgtaccaaagtttgtctgttgagtctcctctagtctggtgagtttataattttttatgttttatgaaatcatacttaatttgtgatgattagagacattataatgtatccatgtccttctcgggttgaccacttgacatgtgagagcctgaggagttgttttccagacacaggtagagctggcaggggcgtcaccctgggcctgcccttttgggctgggcttcagctgcagatctaaaggctgcttccaggggcatggggccctcagcctttgtttttctttgcttctgcaccttacaacatacatcacaccttattttcacacatccaaacactgttaacaccactgacgcgtaacatattttacacatcccactacgtagttagagctatcttgatttggagttaaataaatttacttttggcttgagaggtttgtgtgtggcctcccttcttgttgccatctttgagcgaggtggtaacagtagtatgcatgagagaagacaccGCGAggtttgtggacttctatgtggtgtccgctgataatgtagtgggctggtctggacagacaatgccagggctgaatttttgtcccagtccacccctggtcaCGCCCACTGTCAGTTgggagtgcccccccccccccccccccccccccttccctcctaTCCCTTATCCCTTAATTTTCCATAGTTTCTGCTAAAATAACCTACAGGCTGGAGCAGCATGGATCTTGACTCAGATATCTTTAGCTAAAGATGCTTTATATATATGACTATATAAGCTATGCCATAGTATTTATTTTGTAGCTCATTTGTGATTCCCATTGCTTTATTTTCgtcaagaaaaaacaataattgcAAAATTGTAATGTGTCAAGGGGCTTTTATTGAGAACCTCATTACAACACAATGATAATATAACGATGTTGACAAATGCTCTGAGACAATTAAGTTCTTAAACACATTTTAGgtggataaaaacaaaacatttagacTGTGAGTAGAGAGACTTCTTAAGCCAGTTTCAGTGTCTCTTTGACCAAGACACCTACTCCATCAAACACTTTGTGAAAAGGTGCATTGCACATGAAGGCACAGGTGGTGACCAGCTTGTTCTTGACATCGACATGAGCTTCTCCCACGTCCTTGTTCACATGTTTGCAGCCCATCTCCTTCAAAACCCCTGCTGTCCCTGCAAATGGCCACCTGAGGGGCACAACAGAGGAACAGTCAGAACTGTAGAATGCATTTCTTTACAGACATCTGACAGTGAAGAGCTCGTCCACTCACGTTTCACACTCTTTGTCCTGTCCCACAGTGAGCTCACAGCCTGGCAGGACTTTGGCAGCGAGGACGGGGGAGATGCACAACATGCCCAGCGGTTTACCGGCCTTATGGAAAGCCTTGATGAGCTTCTCCAGATGTGGCTGGACAGTGCAGTCCTTATTCTTCACTGCCCAGTCACTCAGGTTCTTAGCCACGCCGAACCCCCctgaacagagacacacacacagaggatacatttaaataaaggaaagaaatgtcaaataatTCATTTTGTGGTGTTAATCTATGGCAAAGACAGTCTGACCTGGGATGATGGCGGCGTCGAATGCTGTAACATCTAACTTGGCCAGATCAGTCACTTCGCCCCTGGCGATACGTGCACTTTCCTGCAGGACGTTTCTTGTCTCAGTCGTGGGTTTCCCGTCGCAGTGATTTACAACATGCATCTGCTCTGCATCCGGAGCAAACATCTGCACCTGAAGTGAAACACCGACATGTAAAATGTCCTGCTGTATA encodes the following:
- the si:ch211-153b23.5 gene encoding glutamine amidotransferase-like class 1 domain-containing protein 3, mitochondrial; this translates as MAKRVAVILSGCGVYDGTEIHEASAVLVHLSRAGAKVQMFAPDAEQMHVVNHCDGKPTTETRNVLQESARIARGEVTDLAKLDVTAFDAAIIPGGFGVAKNLSDWAVKNKDCTVQPHLEKLIKAFHKAGKPLGMLCISPVLAAKVLPGCELTVGQDKECETWPFAGTAGVLKEMGCKHVNKDVGEAHVDVKNKLVTTCAFMCNAPFHKVFDGVGVLVKETLKLA